The Magnolia sinica isolate HGM2019 chromosome 3, MsV1, whole genome shotgun sequence genome includes the window GGACAGACGAAACAGACTATAGGTCCAGGGACCCCACACGACAAAGATATGGATGGCATATCATATATAATTCCTCTTTCAAGAAAAGATGGGTCTTCATCACATGTCTCCAAACCTGTTagtgtcaaacaaccattcactccaaaagcttaagctgtcagagtgaggtgtatcaatgtatatcaagggactttatcacttcaacacccccccgcacgtgcagggtgggaattccgcacgggaacatactgacgagggtggagggacactcacaccataggtggagggacactcacaccataaataggccggacTTAATTTCCTggtccctgggccggacctgataTTCCTGACGcctcgtgggagaataatatattagcgaggcatatttgctgctctcaagATTCGAACATAgaaccttccgctctgataccatgtaaaacaaccattcactccaaaagctcaagctgtcagagtgtggtgtatcaatgtatatcaagggactttatcacttcaacaccccccgTACCATGTGATTGACAGAAACTGATTTGTTCACCTCCTCGTGTTTGATTTGCAGCTGATTTCTCCCACTTCATATTCTCCAAGCAATTTAACCACTGGTGGGCGAGTTCCAGAAAAGTCACACGGCTATGTAGAGCAAAACACCAAATGCACCAGAAAAGAAAAACGCCAAAAAATGACAAAACACGCCAATTAAGAAGGAAGACTAGTATGCAACTGAATGAATAACACGGCCCAAGATCATATAGATTTTTTGTGGTACAAAAGGAAGCCCTATCCATGGTGATGTATGAGTTCAATAGTATTTAACAGATCAATTACTACACCACAATGCCCATGGGATAAAGCTATCCTCTACTTCTTCTTTTTGACAGTGATGATGATTTTTTCCTTGTTGAGCGTGTAGGTTCAAAACTGTATCAATTCAGGTATGAGCTTTAGTAGGAATGAGAGTTCGTGTTGAGAAAACTTCGGCCTTGTGATTCTCGTTAGCTTCCCCTCTCCTTCTAAAACATGCCTGCTCTCTTCTGCCTCCTCAGCTGGTCTGATGAAATCAGAAACGGATTCTGTGATCTCTTTAACCAGGTCAACGATCACACCATCGACGCCCATTAGATGTTGCATGTAAACTGCCTCTGAGACATTGCTGAAACGCACGAGAAGATAATTAGCATTGTAAAAATCAGATCAGATCATTAGAATCATAGACGTGGTTTGAAAACCAACTTTCTAGATGCCTGGTATACGTCTGACTCAATTGACTTAGTGAGTCGCCTGGGCGATCTTGGGTCAGCCAATATACAGGACAAAAAGAAAAGGTGAAACTTTGACTTTGACTCAACTAGATTTGTCCTGTCAACTTGACTGAGTCAAATCATGCTCGACTTGAAAAATGGTGATGAAAACAGTAAAAAACTTACTTCAATTGGCCATAGCTTAGGAGGGAAAGATTGGCTTCTTTGATCCTTGGTATTGCTCCTGGATTTCTGAAAATTGCTCTGACTTCCGATACTATCCCTTGCAAACCGCCTGCCAAACACAATTTGATGGCTTCATCTATGGAGTTTCTTCTCACATCATTATAAACTTCGGAGCCACCATTTGTGAGGAAGAAAACCTatgtaaagaagaagaaaaaaatttcaGATTCCGAACTACTTCCAATTAATATATACAACTATATATCAAcaatgttagttttttttttttttcattctattGTATTTTGAACctatttagggtgtgtttggatgcttattaaactgaagtgaaATTTACTCAATTTGTCATAGAGGAAATAACACAAACAGGACCTGCACCACTTAGCTTGTAAGGGTAACTTCTCGCCTAATTGCCATCCTGTGAATTTCAAGCTGGACTTGAAATGATAGGAATTTACTGGCATGTCTCTCCTTGTGAATGTAGCCAGGCTACTCCCACTTCGGCTGTTTACTCTTTTGAACTGaatttttgcaattcaattcaaccaGGCACCCAATTGAGCTTGATGTCTGAGACACTAGAATTGTCAAGATAGCCCCATAAACCATTGTTACATTAAGAAATTGAACTCAGAAGTAGACAAAACATTTAGTTTACAATGCCTGGACCTAGATGGTATTGTTTTTAAACCTTATTTGCAAGTATGGGTTGATTACAGAAACTTTTAAGCAGAAATCTCAGTCTGTCATTCTCTATTGGAAAGAAGATAAACAAACACCAATATACCGAAGAAATTGGGTGAAAGAAGAGGGAACCAAGCAGCAAATGAGGGGTTTCTCCACCTTTGAAGTAGAAACCAAAATAGGCTTTCATTAACTACATAATAAACCATCCATATCAAAAGCCAAACAAGCATTTATCCTAAAAGCCTAAACCGTACTATTAATCTCATTTGTGCATCTAACCAAACCCTGACAGTTTGGATTGAAGCCTGAAGGCTTCTAATATTCCATTCCCAAACAAACTAGTAGAAGATTTCAAAAGATTGTCGTTCTTTTCATAGCTTTTAAAAGAGGATAAGCAGAAGACCTAAGGACTCAGATTGAAGTGGTGGGAAGGTATACCGAAGATAGGACCTTGGATAGGATTgaatggcaaaaaaaaaaggtcataaacccaatcccaaatAGTTGGAACAAGGcaatgaagatgatgaggaggaggaggaataATATAATGCTTGATCCAACAATCCACAAATGGAAGCTCATTTTCTggtaatccaaccatccatctagggtCCCCATCTCAGATGGTCCATGGTTCAAATTTCTACCAACAGATGGCCGCGTTCATCAATggtttcttaaccatccatttgcaaacCGCTAattaaatggctaggatcatctaacgGATGAGATTTTGGGAGATGTCCCACCTCACAATGGGGATCCCAAATGCATGGCCTATCAAAAGATCAGCTCTAACTAAGAATCGGTTACAAGGCTATCTATTTCTTGCCTTCTTAAAAGTGGATAAATTGAGTGACTCCATTGAATCAGTAGCAAATCACCGATTCAACATGTGAATTGACCAATTCAAGTAAGTCACTTAATTCAGTGGGGAACTGATTCACAACAAAAATTCAGCCCATGTAATCTCCTTGAATTTGCCAACTCGATGCAGAATTGATCAAAAGTGCAAACTATGCTAACTCCTACAACTAATCCAATCATTGGATCTAAAGAGAAGTATAATTTATAGTGCTCCTAGCTGGATCAGTTCACATGGAAAGGTGGGGATCCAAACAAAAGACTTTCCACTAAACCTATTTCTCCAACTTACCTCAAAGACGATCAAAGGATTAGATTGTAACCTTGTTTATAACATTTCCTCCCAAAGTGCCTCAGTTGTCAAACCTTGAAGTCCTAACTATACCATCTATTCCCAAAATGACATTGAGGATAAAGTTCTATAGCAACCACCTCCTTCAAATAACATTTCATATTTCAAATTTCCACAGCCATTAGCAAAATTGCCACCCTTTTTATATCATTTCATTCTAAAATGTCTTGACCTTAGCATTTGAGCTTTCAACCTATGAATCCCAGTTATTCTGGAAACACCTCCTTTCTGTTAGATTGCAAAATTTCAACTCTACTATATAGGTGAATACATAGTTCCAAAACTTAAAAACTTGACTCGAGTTACAGCCGGGTCGGATCAACTCGAATACTCAATCAGGTTGCACTTGACTCGAGTCACTCGACTTGATATTAAATGAAGTAAAAATATCTATATAGTTACTATAAACTCAAAATATCTACCTACTAATAAAAATTAAACCAGCAAATTTAAAGTTCTGTTGTTGTGATTGTGCTGTTTAAGGACTTCCTCCATTGGAAATCCTctgcccatatatatatatatatatatatatatatatacatacccaACTTGGACCTGCAAGTGACTCAGTTGAGTCAGCAAGAGTCGGATCGAATTGACTGAGTCAGTGGTATGACTTGACAATTCTTGTTGAGTAGGGGCTAAGTTAATATTATGACCCAATTTCTCAGAGGCTCAGCTTGAAATCTCACCGAGTTGAGTTGAATCAGCAGAGTTTCTAGTCAATTCAACAAATTTTAGGACTCTGTGGTAATCATAACTATATAGAAAAACCATTGTTGAAAACTCTTACAGGGTAAACACTCTGTAATTTCCTGAGTATCTGGACCGCATCAGGTTGGAAGCTCGAGAAGATGATGGGCCGCTCTTTGGCATATTTGAACACCACCTGTCAAGAAAAGAATGTTGATATAACTGACCCATTTCATAAATAGAAAAGATCAATGCAATTGATTGCATTCTATGATATGATGCAACTAGTTGCATTTGGCCACGTGTCCAATCATATATTTGGATTCATTCAATGCAATTGATTGCATTCTATGATATGATGCAGCTAGTTGCATCTGGCCATGTGTCCAATCATCTATAtggattcaccattaaaatcaaaCGCACGGTATCCTAACCATCAAAACAGTAGCCAGATCTTTATCACCACCCATTCCCCAGGCCATGATAGACAGTTGGCATCTTCCGATCGCAAAGATCTTAACAACCATAAGCAATCCTAGGAGGAGCCAACTGAATAGGTTGTTTAAGTTGATGATTGGACCAATTTTTATAATGATAATCTTCACCATTCCATTTTGTAAGCTATTTATCTAATGGTgaggatcatccgatcagtgatCTGGACTCAACGAACAGTCCAAGCATCCAAATGAAACTAGCATCACAGCCTACAATGCAACTAGTTGCATTGAATCTTCTCTTTCATAAATTCAACACTGTCAGTTCCCCTACAAGAAATTCAATGTTTTTatgccgagagagagagaaagagagagagagagagagagagagagagagagagtcaacatATACCACATACCTGTAGGATTACTTGAAGAACATGTACAAGCGTCTCGTCTTCATAAACAATGTAGTCGTCGAATTTCAGTTCGATGTTGAAACCAATAGACGGATTGACTTTCTGAAAGGCCTCTTGTAATGTACAAAGAGGGTCATCATCCTCAACGTTCCAGCTGAAAATTCTCCCATCTTTAACTTTTCTAAGCAATGATTTTCCCACCTAAGAAGCACATGACAAAAGAAGATTAACTTTGAATTCTCTGATCACTTCAAAGAAAACGCGTCAAGATTATATGGCAGAATACTTACATTTCCAGACTCTCTTTGGGGTCCATAGCAGAGAAATTCAGGCAAGGTAAGCTCTGTAACTCTCTTCTCGGATATAGAACTCTGAAAACAAATAGAATCTGATGTTTACGAACGCAGAAGCATAAAAATTACTATCTGATTTGCAGACACATTGATGATGCCCGGCCCATCTAAGCTCCACCTGCTCCACACCATCACATGGGCTATAGCTCAAAGCTGCACTGATCAGAACTAACTGCCCTGTCAGCAGCATGCAAATGACAAGAATTCTCTGACCAAACACATGTATGGTTTAGATGGGACTGCATATCATCCTTCAGGTTTTTTCTGAATTCAGCATATAAACCATAGTCGATTGATGGGGGCCTGCCCAAATGGGAAAATGCAATCAAATGCCTTCTTTAATCAGTTGGCTTTGCAGTTGATAGTTGCCGAGGAACATCTTCACTGACATTGTTTGTTCACATTTACAACATTCAGGAATTGGATCGTCAAATCAATGGGCCACTTCCTGAATGAACCATCATAGATCGTAGACCAATCTAGTACCAGTCAGATGATCCTTTCGCCAtccatgtttccccaatggaTGCTCTTCTTGGAAGTTATGGGGCCTTCCATTTGTAACAGTTCCGAAGATTTTATTGGTatgatcagtgtaatttttgtGCTGTTCCGCTGTGGAcaatctaagggcctgtttgggtgccacttaaaataaaaatgagttcatctcattttacttgatcataattatgtattagagggCATATGTCGTTTTGGTATGGATAAAAGACAATCTTGATAGCCAACAATCATAATCTTTGTGGACACTCTCCATTGGGTAGGATTGCCCCACATGGATCTGTGAGGGTGTGGCAGTCAAAGGGTTTTATGTTGACTAAGATGATGGTATTGATTGACTTGAGTCACCACTAGCCGAAAAAACTCAGAATCTATAGTCAGCTATACTCCGTGAATCGTTTTCGGTTGGAGAATCGAAGACTCCCCAATGAGAATGACTCCTTGAATGGTTTGTGGCCAGGAATTCTAAGGACCTCGATGATGGAGATGGAAGGGATTAGGCACCTTTCTCCACCCACACTTGTGTGCAAGTCTTTGCTTTATgagattttaattaatttttgaggATTTTCAGGGTTCCAGCTCATTGGTTATGGACAAAATCTGGAATCGATTAGAGAACCATTACTCGGGAGATTGCGATGTCTCAACCTCGACTTGAGGAGATGGTAATtgcaaaagagaaaggaaacaagtAATGTAGTGAACTGGTAAATAAAAAGGATTAAATGACACTTGGTTTCTGATACACTAGGATCCAAGGGCTCGGCAAGGCGAGAACATACACCCAGGTGTCACTTGAAGGTAGAGCAAGAGGTGTATGAGAAACAAGATGCACaatataaagaaaaacaaaataaatgaatgttCAGATCACCACCCACTCGTGGAAATCTGAGAGGAGAAATGAGAGTTACGACACTCCTCCTTGGTGAAGTTGATCGCGGATCTCAAATCTTGACCCTACTCCAATCAACTTGAACTATTGAGATAACTTGGATATGTGTAGGGGCATAGgctagatggttgagatgaaatggatggggtggatggaCAAGGCTTCTGTCTTTTTCTCTCAAGGACCAGAGATTAGAGAGAACCAAGTGTGTTGAAATGAGAGGGGGTGATGTCACATTTGCAAATATTGGGAATTTTAAGGGTGGAAGTGCCATATGAAGAGGTTTGATTGACTGAAGGACACCTAATATTTCTAGGTTGGCTCGATAAGTGGTAAAACTTGTAATTTTACGACATTCCATGAGTAAATGACTGTTTTCCTCTTTGGTGATAGTCAGATTTGCCATTGGGTGGCTGAATCCTAGTATAATCGCCCTAGAGATTTTGGAGATCTGCATGTAGCCTCTAGGAGATTTCCGTTGACTTTTATCCATAGGCGGCATAGACTCGCACTTTCTCCATATAAGCTGCTTTCGAGTAAGCCTTGGTGCCCTTTAGTGAGCCCAGTGTGGCCAGATGGTGCCCGTGGCAATCCAATTGGCCAGTATGAAATTTTGCACTTTGGCCTTTTCTGTTGAGTTTCTATGGGTCTGTAAGGTCCCTGTGTTATTTTGGATTAGGTTGTGGGGTGGTTTGATGGGTTTGCAGTGAATGGGTTCCTAATCGGGTTTCTCAGGTTTCCTGAGGATTTGCGGGTTTCAAGTTAGCCATAGGTTCTGGCTCAATATCGAGTGCACATTGCTTCAGGTCGGGGTATCTATGATCTCTAATATACAATTACAATTcactagaatgagatgaactcgattgaaaaaggaaaaaaaaaaggccatctTTTTAGgggcaaccaaacaagctctGAGAGGTTATGTATTAACAGGACTGTATGGATCCACCAACTGATGCAGCATTTGGATGGCAGATATGGTTCTATACACCGAATTTTCATATAGAGCTTATACCCAATCCATTCCTTAATAAAAATAATCAATAAAAGATGGGAGAAACTTACGCCTTCTTCTTCGGTGAGGATGAAATTGTCGTGGAAAATGACCGGGCAGTCATCTTTAGTCACCTACATAGAGATTAGTTTTTCAATCTGATCTAAGTGTCTTCACATGcacaaaattacaaaagaaagaGACAGATAAAAGATCAGTACCATGAATTTGTTGTGGCGGGAAAGAAATAAGGCGTTTTCAATATTTCGAAATTTCGAAGTGGGAAGTATGATGATATCCATGGAAATCAATTCCATTTTCaaggttttattttaaaaaaattgttataTCAGTTTCTTAGAAAAAGAAATGTTTGTATCAATTTCTTTCAAAAGACTTGTTAAATGCAGATTTCACTGAGGATATCAAATGACTCGTCAGGTGACTTTTGACATTTGAACATTTCCATAGAAAATTACATTCTAAACCAAGAAGTGGACTTACCCTCGAATTTCCTAGTTTCTTATCTCCTATGAATTTCCAGGGGTTTCCATTTCCACATTTTTTACTCTCCAAATCAGATGGAGGATGCCCTAGAAATGTCCCATGCCAAcggtaatgcgggggcattttcacataggctcgagtggggtccccTGTGGGATgaaagggcacactcggggtgggcggcttgcGGAAcccactgatttggggcccacaagggggcaGAACCCGGtggatttagggcccacgggAAGGGTTCGGCCCAGGACCTAACCCTGGATTTGGGGCATGGACTATGAGACAAAGG containing:
- the LOC131239383 gene encoding glycerophosphodiester phosphodiesterase GDPD2-like isoform X1, whose protein sequence is MALKSVHVSDVPNFDHMPENAVRALSSPRFPRGPDGVKASFKPPKFVVIGHRGNGMNMLYSADRRMKAIKENSILSFDAAGKFAVDFVEFDVQVTKDDCPVIFHDNFILTEEEGSSISEKRVTELTLPEFLCYGPQRESGNVGKSLLRKVKDGRIFSWNVEDDDPLCTLQEAFQKVNPSIGFNIELKFDDYIVYEDETLVHVLQVILQVVFKYAKERPIIFSSFQPDAVQILRKLQSVYPVFFLTNGGSEVYNDVRRNSIDEAIKLCLAGGLQGIVSEVRAIFRNPGAIPRIKEANLSLLSYGQLNNVSEAVYMQHLMGVDGVIVDLVKEITESVSDFIRPAEEAEESRHVLEGEGKLTRITRPKFSQHELSFLLKLIPELIQF
- the LOC131239383 gene encoding glycerophosphodiester phosphodiesterase GDPD2-like isoform X2, coding for MALKSVHVSDVPNFDHMPENAVRALSSPRFPRGPDGVKASFKPPKFVVIGHRGNGMNMLYSADRRMKAIKENSILSFDAAGKFAVDFVEFDVQVTKDDCPVIFHDNFILTEEEGSSISEKRVTELTLPEFLCYGPQRESGNVGKSLLRKVKDGRIFSWNVEDDDPLCTLQEAFQKVNPSIGFNIELKFDDYIVYEDETLVHVLQVILQVVFKYAKERPIIFSSFQPDAVQILRKLQSVYPVFFLTNGGSEVYNDVRRNSIDEAIKLCLAGGLQGIVSEVRAIFRNPGAIPRIKEANLSLLSYGQLKTNLVESKSKFHLFFLSCILADPRSPRRLTKSIESDVYQASRKLVFKPRL